The Ruminococcaceae bacterium R-25 DNA segment TCAAATACTGCGGTCTTGACGGCGTCACAGTGGCATCTTCGATTAAATCTGCTCTGTTACGCTGATCTAATTTGCCTGTTGTATATTTATTCATTATAATGTTTAAATACCTATAGCTTCTTGCAGGAGGTTTGTCTTTATGAATTACGGAATATGTTCCAACAGTTCAAGAGATAACGGATATGAGACAGCGAAAAAGACAGCTGAGATAATCAGCCGTTTAGGAGCTACTCCGGTTTTTGAGATCGGCATGGATGATGTCTGCCCGAAGCTCAAAGAGGTTCCCGGTGTTCTTTTTGAAGACTTTTCCGACATAGATATCAAGACGATCATTTCCATTGGCGGCGACGGAACATTCCTCTCAAAGGTAGCTAAATACAGAGACCTCGACACTGAATTCGTAGGTGTTAACTTAGGATCTATCGGTTTTCTTAACGAGATCCTTCACGAAGATCTCGAAAAAGACCTCGCTCAGCTTATTTCAGGCGACTATAAGACAATAGACAGAACACAGCTTAAGTGCGAAGTATATAACAAGAACGGCAAGCTCAAGGGTTCGAGCGTCTGCCTTAACGACATCATCATCGTAAGAGGCGCTAAACCCCACATCACGACGCTCATTCTCTCAATAGACGGACAGATAATCGAAAGATTCAGAGGAGACGGTCTTGTAGTATCAACTGCAACAGGTTCATCCGCATATTCTCTTTCCGCAGGCGGCCCGATCCTTATGCCCGGCATGAAAGACATCATCGTAACACCGATCTGCTCGCATACATTAAACGGCTATACATACGTTGCAACTCCCGAGAGTGAGATCAAGATAACGCTGGAGTCAATTGAGTCTGCGCCCCTGATCTGCCCGGACGGAAGAGATTTCGTTGATCTCGAGAGCTTCGATGAGATCGTGATCAAAAAATATGACAAAGTCCTTAAGACTGTCTGCCTGAAGCCGGACAGCTTCTTTGCCAACGTAAGAAAGAAGATTGTACAGAGAGGTTATTTCTATGAAAACCGCTAAGAATTCAAGACAGGAAAAGATCTTATCACTTATTAGAGATAACGATATCTCGACACAGGAAGACCTTACGGCAAAGGTAAACCAGTCGGGCTTTGAAGCAACACAGGCAACTATTTCAAGAGATATTAAAGAGCTTGGAATAATCAAGATAACTCTTCCTAACAGAGCTACAAAATACTGCGTGCTCGACAGGACAGGCGATACTGCTCCCGGAAGACTTCTTGCCGTATTTTCAAACAGCATCATCTCCGTAAACCAGGCGATGAACATTATCGTTATAAAGACGCTGCCAGGTATGGCGAGCGCAGCTGCTTCCGCTCTTGATTCAATGCACCTGGAAGACTGCTCAGGAACAATAGCTGGCGATGATACTATCTTTGCAGCATGCCCGGGAATCGAAGAAGCCAAGGCGCTTCTTACTACAATTCAAGACATGACGGATAAAGGCTGACCTGATGCTTGTAAGACTTGAGATCAGAGATTTTGCGGTCATCAGCAATATCGTTTTCGAGCCCTATAAAGGACTTAACGTAATAAGCGGTGAGACCGGCGCCGGCAAGAGCCTTATCGTTGACGCGATAAGCCTTATATTAGGTGCAAAAGCTTCCAGAAACCTGATCAGAACCGGAAGTCCTTCTGCTTTTGCGGAAGCTGTCTTTGACTGCTCAAATGTAACCGATGAAGAATTCAAAAAGATCCTTTCAGATAACGGGATAGAAGATGATGACGGAATGCTCATTATAAGCAGGACTGTCTACGATTCAGGCAAGTCCGTTGCAAGAGTAAACGGCACCGGTGTTACCAACGCTATCTTGAAAGATATCTCTTCCAGGCTTGTTGATATCCACGGCCAGCACGATACACAGGCGATCTTCGATGAATCAACTCATGTAAAGCTTTTGGACCGCTTCGCAGGCGAAAAGTGCATAAAGCTTCATAACGACTATGTTAAGAGCCTTCAGGAGTTTAAAGACCTTGTGCTCCGCATTAAGGAGATATCTTCTTCGCCTGATTATCTGGAAAGGCGCCGCGATTATCTCGAGTTTGCCGTAAATGAGATAGAAGCAGCGGGATTTAAGGACGGTGAAGAGGAAGAACTCCACGAGACTAAGAAAAAGCTCACACAGAATGAGGTCCTTTTCGAGAGTCTTA contains these protein-coding regions:
- a CDS encoding NAD+ kinase encodes the protein MNYGICSNSSRDNGYETAKKTAEIISRLGATPVFEIGMDDVCPKLKEVPGVLFEDFSDIDIKTIISIGGDGTFLSKVAKYRDLDTEFVGVNLGSIGFLNEILHEDLEKDLAQLISGDYKTIDRTQLKCEVYNKNGKLKGSSVCLNDIIIVRGAKPHITTLILSIDGQIIERFRGDGLVVSTATGSSAYSLSAGGPILMPGMKDIIVTPICSHTLNGYTYVATPESEIKITLESIESAPLICPDGRDFVDLESFDEIVIKKYDKVLKTVCLKPDSFFANVRKKIVQRGYFYENR
- a CDS encoding ArgR family transcriptional regulator, which gives rise to MKTAKNSRQEKILSLIRDNDISTQEDLTAKVNQSGFEATQATISRDIKELGIIKITLPNRATKYCVLDRTGDTAPGRLLAVFSNSIISVNQAMNIIVIKTLPGMASAAASALDSMHLEDCSGTIAGDDTIFAACPGIEEAKALLTTIQDMTDKG